From [Flavobacterium] thermophilum:
TTTTCTTTCGTATCTTTGCCGCGCTGGTGGCCAATGACTGTCACCGGCAGCCCGTCGTATTCGGCAATGCCCCCAACGATCGCTTCGTCGTCGCCAAAACAACGGTCTCCATGGCATTCGAGAAAGTTCGTAAACAGCCGCTCAATATAATCAAGCGTCGTCGGCCGCTGCGGATGGCGGGCGATTTGCACGCGATCCCACGGCGTCAAATTGGCATACACGTCGTTTTCCAGCTTGGCGAGCCGCGCCTCCAGTTTCTCGATTTCCGCCGACAAATCGACATCGGCCGTTTTCATAAACTCTCTCAGCTCTTGAATTTTGCGGCGCAGCTCAACAAGCGGCTTTTCGAATTCTAGTTCCGCCACCATCCTGATTCCCCTCCTCCCGCGTGAATGCGAAGCACAGTCGCCAGCGTCTCTTTCAGCTCATGGCGGTGAATGACGGCATCCAACTGACCGTGCTTTAATAAAAACTCCGCCGTCTGGAAGTCTTCCGGCAGCTCTTCGCGCACCGTCTGTTCGATGACGCGGCGGCCGGCAAAGCCGATGAGCGCACCTGGTTCGGCGAAGTTGTAATCGCCAAGCGAGGCGAAGCTCGCCGATACGCCGCCCGTTGTCGGGTGGGTCATGACGGAGATGAACAAGCCGCCGTCGTTGCTGAATCGTTTGAGCGCGGCGCTCGTTTTCGCCATTTGCATCAAGCTTAACACCCCTTCTTGCATGCGGGCGCCGCCGGAAGCGGTAAAAATGAGAAACGGCACACCTTTATCGTGCGCTTGTTCGACTGCACGGGTGATTTTTTCGCCGACAACAGAGCCCATGCTGCCCATGCGAAACGAGGAATCCATGACCGCAATGACGAGCGGATGGCCGTCAAGCGTCCCTTCGCCGGTCACGACCGCCTCGTTCAATCCCGACTTGCGCCGGTCTTCCTCGAGTTTTTCTATGTAGCCCGGAAACCCGAGCGGGTTGACAGAAATCATATCGGCATCATATTCGCGAAAGCTGCCGTCATCCAGCACGCTCTCGATCCGTTCGCGCGCCGGCATCGGATGATGGTAGCCGCAGCTTAGGCAAACGCGCAAATTTTTCACCAACTCTTTTGTATACATAATTTTTTTGCATTGCGGGCATTTCGTCATCACGCCTTCCGGCACCTCATGCCTCACTTGCTCGGAAGAAAGCGACGCATACTTCTTCTTTTTGGCAAATAAATCTTTCCACACGAGGGAGCTCCTCCTTTGCGTTTTCGCCTCTCTACTACTTTATCGAAAATGCAAGCGGTTGTTTGTCAAACGGTGTCAGTTCTGTTTCGACAACGGCGAAGGCCGGTGCCTCTCCCAGACAGCAGCAGCTTCAGCCGGATCGCGTTTTTTCAATGCTGCTAACAGCTGGTCATAAAACGAGTCGGCAAGCGGTGGGTCGGGCGCACAGGCGGAGGCAAACCCAGACAGCGCCCGCCAAATGCGGATGAGCAAGTAGTTGTCAGCCGCCTCAGCAACCGCCTGAAAAAACGGCGTGAAATCAGTCGGTTTTTGGCGAACGGTTTTTTCCAGCCTCTCCAGCGCATCTTCACTGCAGCGGAGGCAAGCGAGCTCGAGCAGCAGCCGTTCGATCAGCCATTTCGTTTCCGCCAAATCCGCTTTCGCCCGTTCATTTTCAAGCAAAAACATCGCCAGCAACTCAATCAGCTGATGTCCGCCGACCTCGCACAAGTAGGTCCCTTCGCCGCGCCGCGTCTCAATCAGGCCGAGAAACTCAAGCGCCCGCAGCGCCTCGCGCACCGACGAGCGGCCGACGCCGAGCCGCTCGGCCAGCTCGCGTTCTGACGGCAGCTTGTCGCCCGGGACAAGGCCATCCTCGACAACGAGACGATGGATATGCTTCAACGTCTCGGCGTACACTTTTTCATCGTTGAACGGAGACCCCTCCTTTTCGGTTCATGCCATACTCCATGCGTGGGCGGCATGCCGTTCAACCGCAGCCAGACGCACTGGTCTGACCACCTAATGGTTATACGATATAATAAAATAGCGAAATAGTAAAGGGGAAGTTATTTCACAGCAATGCGCCCGAAGCCGAATAAGGCGAGCAGCCCATCGACAAGCGGCGCTGTGAGCGCGACGGCGTACTGCTCCGGAAGACGGAGAAGCGTCCGCTTCGCTTCGTCATACAAATAGACCGGCGTAGCGCCGCGCTGCTGCTCAAGCAGCTGTTTCAGCTTGGACAATTTGGCCTCATCGGCCCGGCTCGCGTTAATGTATAGCGCCGACACGGGCAGGAGGCCGGCGCGGCGGATGATGAGCTGTCGCCTGCCTGCGCGCCGGTCGACCGTTCCAAAAAGCAACACAAAGTTTCCTTCCGCCAGCTCATCGGAGGCGCGGGCATAAATGGACGGAAAGGCGACCGCCTCCACTTCCCCGCTTTCATCGCTGATTGTCACAAACGCCATTTCCTCCCCCCGTTTCGTTCTCGTTTTCCGCTGTTTGGCCACATAGCCGCCGACCACGGCCGCCGAACCGTGCATTTCGGCAATCGGCACCGCCCGGGCCGCTTGAAACAGCGGGCGGCAGACCGCGGCCGGATGTGGGGTGACGGCAAACCCGAGCAACTCTTTTTCCCGTTTCCGCCGCTCATCCGGCGGCAGCGGGGGGGCATCCATGTATTTCGGCTTCAGCGACAATCCGCCTGTGTCCAAGTACGGCCCGACCAATTGCACGTGTTCGACCGCCACGTCAATGCTCGCTAAAAGCGAAGCCCGCTCCCCGTCCATTTCATCAAACGCGCCGGCCAAAACGAGCGCCTCAAGCGCCGGGCGCGGCAATCCTTTCGGCAACAGGCGGATGGCGAAATCGAAAAAATCGGCAAACGGTCCGCGCTCCCGACGCTCTTCGATGATGAGCCTCGCCGCTGTGCCGACATGTTTCACCGCCGCCAGCCCGGTGCGGATCGCCTTGCCTTCGATCGCAAACCGATAGCCGCTCCGGTTGACGGATGGCGGCAGCAGCGGAATCCCTTTTTGCGCTGCTTCGCTAGCGTAAAGAGCCGTTTTTTCCCGGTCGCCGGAAGCGCCCGAGAGCATGGCCGCGTAAAAACAAAGCGGATAGTGGGCTTTAATGTAGGCCATCGCATACGACAACAGCGCATAGCTGACCGCGTGGCTCCGGTTGAAGCCGTAATCGGCGAAGCGGACGATATGCCGGTACAATTCCTCGGCAACTTCCTTTGGATAGCCGTTCGCCGTGCAGCCGGCGACAAACGCCTCCCGCTGTTCAGCGAGACGCGCCTTCTCTTTTTTCGCCACCGCCCGCCGGAGCACGTCCGCTTGTCCGAGCGAAAACCCAGCCATGCGGGCGGCGATTTGCATAATTTGCTCTTGGTAGATCAGCACTCCGTAAGTCGGCGCCAAAATCGGCTCAAGGTCAGGATGGATATACGAAATCGCCTCGTCTCCGCGCTTGCGCCGGATATAAGCAGGAATCATGTCCATCGGCCCCGGCCGGTACAAGGCGTTGACAGCGACCAAGTCTTCCAGCTCCGACGGCCGCAATTCCGCAAGCACACGCTTCATTCCGCTTGATTCAAGCTGAAAAATGCCGTTTGTCTCTCCGGCGCTCAGGAGCGCATACGTTTTTTCGTCGTCAAGCGGAACGCGACGCACATCAAACGGCTTTCCTGCCTGCCGTTCGATGAGACGCACCATTTGCCCGAGCAGCGTCAACGTGCGCAAGCCGAGAAAATCCATTTTGAGAAGGCCGAGCGCCTCGAGCGACCCCATGGCGTATTGCGTGAGCGGCCATTCGCCATGGCTTGGCTGCAACGGGACTTGGCGCACAAGCGGCTCAGGGCTGATGATGACGCCAGCCGCGTGAATCGATGTATGGC
This genomic window contains:
- the lutR_1 gene encoding L-lactate utilization operon repressor translates to MYAETLKHIHRLVVEDGLVPGDKLPSERELAERLGVGRSSVREALRALEFLGLIETRRGEGTYLCEVGGHQLIELLAMFLLENERAKADLAETKWLIERLLLELACLRCSEDALERLEKTVRQKPTDFTPFFQAVAEAADNYLLIRIWRALSGFASACAPDPPLADSFYDQLLAALKKRDPAEAAAVWERHRPSPLSKQN
- the dnaE_3 gene encoding DNA polymerase III subunit alpha encodes the protein MTFVHLHVSSGYSLFQSTATVEALAAKAKQLGCPALALTDRNVLYGALPFYKECQRHGIRPIIGVTADIALSGDGAYPLVLLAANEEGYHHVIEISTMIQMGEEKQIDEDALRRLSGGIVAITPGAEGRVESLLAAGEWQQAKAVLARYQQLFPGCLYVAVQRGERTRAPYEGALRQLAEEAGVPVVATNDVRYVERGDAAAWRCLQAIRLGVPFADVQEDGGRYLAAPDEMARRFADLPEALENSAAIADRCELHIPFGGWRLPKFPVPDGETADGYLRRLCEQGLARRVPGADERYWKRLRHELDVIQAMRFSDYFLIVADVVAYARQRGILIGPGRGSAAGSLVAYALAITDVDPIQYGLLFERFLNPERVSVPDIDLDFPDDRREEMIRYAADKYGRDRVAQIITFGTFGAKSALRETAKALGIPGREAERVVSLLPDKQGVTIRQWRSESTAFRRAAETVPDGKQWLDIAQTLEGLPRHTSIHAAGVIISPEPLVRQVPLQPSHGEWPLTQYAMGSLEALGLLKMDFLGLRTLTLLGQMVRLIERQAGKPFDVRRVPLDDEKTYALLSAGETNGIFQLESSGMKRVLAELRPSELEDLVAVNALYRPGPMDMIPAYIRRKRGDEAISYIHPDLEPILAPTYGVLIYQEQIMQIAARMAGFSLGQADVLRRAVAKKEKARLAEQREAFVAGCTANGYPKEVAEELYRHIVRFADYGFNRSHAVSYALLSYAMAYIKAHYPLCFYAAMLSGASGDREKTALYASEAAQKGIPLLPPSVNRSGYRFAIEGKAIRTGLAAVKHVGTAARLIIEERRERGPFADFFDFAIRLLPKGLPRPALEALVLAGAFDEMDGERASLLASIDVAVEHVQLVGPYLDTGGLSLKPKYMDAPPLPPDERRKREKELLGFAVTPHPAAVCRPLFQAARAVPIAEMHGSAAVVGGYVAKQRKTRTKRGEEMAFVTISDESGEVEAVAFPSIYARASDELAEGNFVLLFGTVDRRAGRRQLIIRRAGLLPVSALYINASRADEAKLSKLKQLLEQQRGATPVYLYDEAKRTLLRLPEQYAVALTAPLVDGLLALFGFGRIAVK
- the accD gene encoding Acetyl-coenzyme A carboxylase carboxyl transferase subunit beta — encoded protein: MWKDLFAKKKKYASLSSEQVRHEVPEGVMTKCPQCKKIMYTKELVKNLRVCLSCGYHHPMPARERIESVLDDGSFREYDADMISVNPLGFPGYIEKLEEDRRKSGLNEAVVTGEGTLDGHPLVIAVMDSSFRMGSMGSVVGEKITRAVEQAHDKGVPFLIFTASGGARMQEGVLSLMQMAKTSAALKRFSNDGGLFISVMTHPTTGGVSASFASLGDYNFAEPGALIGFAGRRVIEQTVREELPEDFQTAEFLLKHGQLDAVIHRHELKETLATVLRIHAGGGESGWWRN